In one Sphingomonas hankookensis genomic region, the following are encoded:
- the gyrA gene encoding DNA gyrase subunit A, whose translation MTDATLIADPSDIAPISIVDEMRSSYLDYAMSVIVSRALPDVRDGLKPVHRRILYSAQESGFVPGKAYRKSARIVGDVMGKYHPHGDTAIYDALARMAQPWSMRLPLIDGQGNFGSMDPDPPAAMRYTEARLAKSAMALLDDLDKDTVDFVPNYDGSEREPAVLPARFPNLLVNGAGGIAVGMATNVPPHNLGEVVDACLATIDRRVEGGEPLTHEELCEIVPGPDFPTGALMLGRAGARAAYAGGRGSIILRSRHIVEARGERRSIVLTEIPFQVGKSGLVEKIAEAAKDKRIEGVSDIRDESNREGVRIVIDLKRDATPDVVLNQLWRHTPAQSSFAANMLAIRGGRPELLNLSQIIDAFVGFREEVITRRSKYELAKARERAHLLLGLVIAVTNLDEVVRIIRGSESPAAARAALLAREWPVAEIAPYLKLVEAVESDTTGDVYRLSDLQVRAILDLRLHRLTALGRDEIGEELKELAGSIGNLLEILGNRAKLYAVMRQELVDVRAEFATPRRTEIAGAADGIDDEDLIEREDMVVTVTVQGYIKRTPLDAFRAQKRGGKGRAGMATKDEDAITNLFVTSTHTPVLFFSTAGKVYRMKVWRLPEGGPATRGRPMVNLLPLAAGETISTVLPLPEDEERWSDLHVMFATANGTVRRNSMDAFANIPTAGKIAMRFDDDSDDRLIGVALLTETDDVLLATKAGKAIRFAATDVREFQSRTSTGVRGISLGKDDDVISLSILGGFEASAEEREQYLKAAPWKEGDREITLPAERMAEFEAAEEFILTVTANGFGKRTSAYEYRRTGRGGQGITNIVTSDRNGPVVASFPAHNGEQLMLVTDQAKLIRTTVGDIRVAGRNTQGITIFRVGFGEQVVSAAKIDEDETPENEAEAIVAEERAAMPAAEGDIVLDDGTGPDTISEGDVEE comes from the coding sequence TTGACAGACGCGACGCTGATCGCCGACCCATCCGATATCGCCCCCATCTCGATCGTGGACGAGATGCGGTCGAGCTATCTCGACTATGCCATGAGCGTCATCGTCTCGCGCGCGCTCCCCGACGTGCGCGACGGGTTGAAGCCGGTGCATCGGCGCATTCTCTATTCGGCGCAGGAAAGCGGCTTCGTGCCGGGCAAGGCGTATCGCAAGTCGGCGCGCATCGTCGGCGACGTGATGGGTAAATATCACCCGCATGGCGATACCGCGATCTACGACGCGTTGGCGCGCATGGCGCAGCCCTGGTCGATGCGGCTGCCGCTGATCGACGGTCAAGGGAACTTCGGGTCGATGGACCCCGATCCGCCCGCCGCGATGCGATACACCGAGGCGCGCCTCGCCAAGTCGGCGATGGCGCTGCTCGACGATCTCGACAAGGATACGGTCGATTTCGTGCCGAACTATGACGGGTCGGAACGGGAGCCGGCGGTCCTGCCGGCGCGCTTCCCGAACCTGCTGGTCAACGGTGCAGGCGGTATCGCGGTCGGCATGGCGACCAACGTGCCGCCGCACAATCTGGGCGAAGTGGTCGATGCCTGTCTCGCGACGATCGACCGCCGGGTCGAGGGTGGCGAGCCGCTGACCCATGAGGAACTGTGCGAGATCGTGCCCGGACCGGACTTCCCGACCGGCGCGCTGATGCTCGGTCGCGCCGGCGCGCGCGCTGCCTATGCCGGCGGTCGCGGGTCGATCATCCTGCGGTCGCGCCACATCGTCGAGGCGCGCGGCGAGCGGCGCTCGATCGTGCTCACCGAAATTCCCTTCCAGGTCGGCAAGTCGGGGCTGGTCGAAAAGATCGCCGAGGCCGCCAAGGACAAGCGCATCGAAGGCGTCAGCGACATTCGCGACGAATCGAACCGCGAAGGCGTGCGGATCGTCATCGACTTGAAGCGCGATGCGACGCCCGACGTGGTGCTGAACCAGCTGTGGCGGCACACGCCGGCGCAGTCGAGCTTCGCGGCGAACATGCTGGCGATCCGCGGCGGTCGTCCCGAACTGCTCAACCTCAGCCAAATCATCGACGCGTTCGTCGGCTTCCGCGAAGAGGTCATTACGCGCCGGTCGAAGTATGAACTGGCGAAGGCGCGCGAGCGGGCGCACCTGTTGCTGGGTCTGGTGATCGCGGTCACCAACCTCGACGAGGTGGTGCGGATCATCCGCGGGTCGGAAAGCCCCGCCGCCGCCCGCGCCGCGCTGCTGGCGCGCGAATGGCCGGTGGCGGAGATCGCGCCCTATCTGAAGCTGGTCGAGGCGGTCGAATCCGACACGACCGGCGACGTCTACCGCCTGTCGGACCTCCAGGTCCGCGCGATCCTCGACCTGCGGCTCCACCGCCTGACCGCGCTCGGCCGCGACGAGATCGGCGAGGAGCTGAAGGAACTGGCCGGGTCCATCGGGAACCTGCTCGAGATTCTCGGGAACCGTGCCAAGCTCTATGCCGTCATGCGGCAGGAACTGGTCGACGTCCGCGCCGAATTCGCGACGCCGCGCCGGACCGAGATCGCCGGTGCCGCCGACGGCATCGATGACGAGGACCTGATCGAGCGCGAGGACATGGTCGTCACGGTCACGGTGCAGGGCTATATCAAGCGCACCCCGCTCGATGCCTTCCGTGCGCAGAAGCGCGGCGGCAAGGGACGCGCGGGCATGGCGACGAAGGATGAGGATGCGATCACGAACCTTTTCGTGACCAGCACCCACACCCCGGTGCTGTTCTTCTCGACCGCGGGCAAGGTGTACCGCATGAAGGTGTGGCGCCTGCCCGAGGGCGGTCCGGCGACGCGCGGACGGCCGATGGTCAACCTGCTGCCGCTGGCGGCGGGCGAGACGATCTCGACCGTGCTGCCGCTGCCCGAGGACGAGGAGCGGTGGAGCGACCTGCACGTCATGTTCGCGACCGCGAACGGCACGGTGCGGCGCAACTCGATGGACGCGTTCGCGAACATTCCGACCGCCGGCAAGATCGCGATGCGCTTCGACGACGACAGCGACGATCGCCTGATCGGCGTGGCGCTGCTGACGGAAACCGACGACGTGCTCCTGGCGACCAAGGCGGGCAAGGCGATCCGCTTCGCCGCGACCGATGTGCGCGAGTTCCAGAGCCGGACGTCGACCGGCGTGCGCGGTATCTCGCTGGGCAAGGACGACGACGTCATCTCGCTGTCGATCCTGGGCGGGTTCGAGGCGAGCGCCGAGGAGCGCGAGCAGTACCTCAAGGCCGCGCCTTGGAAGGAAGGCGACCGCGAAATCACGCTGCCTGCCGAACGCATGGCCGAGTTCGAGGCGGCGGAGGAATTCATCCTGACCGTCACCGCCAACGGCTTCGGCAAGCGCACCTCGGCCTATGAATATCGCCGTACCGGGCGCGGCGGTCAGGGGATCACCAACATCGTCACGTCCGATCGCAACGGGCCGGTCGTTGCCAGCTTCCCGGCGCATAATGGCGAACAGCTGATGCTGGTGACCGATCAGGCCAAGCTGATCCGCACCACCGTGGGCGACATCCGTGTCGCGGGTCGCAATACGCAGGGGATTACCATCTTCCGCGTGGGCTTTGGCGAGCAGGTCGTGTCGGCGGCGAAGATCGACGAGGACGAGACGCCGGAGAACGAGGCCGAAGCGATCGTTGCCGAGGAACGCGCGGCGATGCCGGCGGCCGAGGGCGATATCGTGCTCGACGACGGCACCGGTCCCGACACGATCAGCGAAGGGGATGTCGAGGAATGA